In Lolium rigidum isolate FL_2022 chromosome 7, APGP_CSIRO_Lrig_0.1, whole genome shotgun sequence, the DNA window CGATAGAAGGTTTATATCTGAATATTTGGCTGGCTTTAGTTTTAAGAGAAAATATATTTAGAAAGATAAGTCTTCATTTATGATTTGACCAAGTAAACTCAGTCACCCAAGAAATATATATGCACCGAAATCCTGCATTTGATGCTCTATTGCAATCAGAGGACCCACAATTTCCTCAAGGATGTTCCATGGGCGGCTGTGGCCGGGGTTGCCATAGCATAGCTCCTCAACCTCTAACCGCCGCTAATTTTCTACTCTCTTCGGCTGTGCCATTTATAGCTCTCCTCCGCCTCTGCTCCTCGCTCCATCACAGTCCAAAACCCCCAAGGCAAGAACTTTCtcgctcttcttctccttcttcccctCCTCGTTGTCTCTCCGAAACTGGAACATGGTGCAACAACACAGAATCTACGTCCTGCAGTTCGACAAGGGGGAGCCGGACCAGCAGGAGCTCTCATGCAAGGTCTCCCCGCCCAAGGGCGCCGGCCGCCGGATCATGTACTACTACCATGactacggcagcggcggcggcggcggtgccggtggcggCAAGAACGGCAAGACGCCCAAGTCCAGGACGCTCAGCCCGCGCGGATTCTTTGGCTTGCTCCTCATCTGCTTTTTCGGGCTAGTGACGCTCCTCGCGGCTCCAGGCGACTTCTTCTCCTTCGCGCGCGTcaaggatgcggcggcggcggcagccacgCAGCAGCGCGCGCCGTGCTCCGGGATCACGGGCAACGACACCCTGTGCTGCGACCGCACGTCGACTCGCGCGGACATGTGCTTCGCGCGCGGCGACGTCCGCATGCACTCGGCGAGCCAGTCGTTCCAGCTCGTGTCCTCATCGcctccggcggcgacggcggaggaagaggagagaataCGGCCGTACACGCGCAAGTGGGAGGCGCAGGTGATGAAGACGATCGACGAGGTGCGGTTCCGTCGCGTGGCCCCCGGCGACGCGGCGCGCTGCGACGTGGTGCACGACATGCCGGCGGTGCTGCTGTCCACCGGCGGGTTCACGGGCAACGTGTACCACGAGTTCAACGACGGGCTGCTCCCGATGTTCGTGACGGCGGGGCACCTGAACCGCCGCGTGGTGTTCGTGATCCTCGAGTACCACGACTGGTGGATCACCAAGTACGGCGACGTGGTGTCCCGCCTCTCGGCGTTCCCGCCCATCGACTTCACCGCCGACCGCCGCGTGCACTGCTTCCCGGAGGTGATCGCGGGGCTCCGCATCCACGGCGAGCTCACGGTGGACCCGGCCAGGACCCCCGACGGCAGGAGCATCCGCGACTTCCGGCGCCTCCTCGACGACGCGTACCGCCCCCGCATCCAGTACCTGGAGCGCATCGAGCGCAAGGCCGCCCGCAAGCAGCGCCgggccaacgccgccgccgcagccgagaAGGCGAGGCTCGCGCTGCTAACGAGTCGACGGCCGCGGCTGACGATCGTGTCTCGGACGACCTCCCGCGTGATCGAGAACGAGGCGGAGCTGGTGTCCCTGGCGACGGAGGTGGGGTTCGACGTGCGCGTGATCAGCCCGGAGCGGAGCACGGAGATGTGCAAGATCTACCGGGACCTGAACGGCAGCGACGCGATGGTGGGCGTGCACGGCGCCGCCATGACGCACTTCCTCTTCATGCGGCCGGGCAAGGTGTTCATCCAGGTGGTGCCGCTGGGCATGGACTGGGCGGCGAACGAGTACTAcggtgccccggccgcgcggctcgGGCTGCGGTACGTGGAGTACAGGATCCGGCCGGAGGAGAGCTCGCTGGCGCGCGAGTACCCCGCCGGGGACCCCGTGCTGACGGACCCCGCCGCCGTGTCGCGGCGCGGGTGGGAGGTGACCAAGAAGGTGTACCTCGACCGGCAGAACGTGCGGCTGGACCTGGCGCGGTTCCGGGAGCAGCTCGTTGAAACCCACCGGtacctcgccgcctccgccgccgccggcggcggcaagcGGAAGCGGCGGCCGAGGAGCAAGGCCGCCGTGATGTGATCGGTCAGATCAAACCAAATCGGAGGTCCCGTATAGCAGTACCGTAGATCAAAATTCACACCTTTTTTTCTTCTTGTTGCTACTTACAGTTACAGTTACAGCTGACTTGACTCATACCATACCTGACCAATTCATTTCGTTACTAGATTATTAAGAAGCATGTGAGTCGATGTACTACCCGTGGTCGATCGGTGTCGGTTTTCTACAGTTTTTTACAGTCCTCGGACTTGATGTGAATATATACTCCTGAATAAGAGGATTCAGTTGCATACACTGAATGACTGAATATATCCCAATTCTGCACAAATGCACAATGAACAGAAGAAGATTCAGAAGGCGGCCAGAATTGAGGTGTTCAGGTAGGAGAGGGCACAGGTTGGTGGTGCTTGCAGGGCAAGAAGTGTAAACCGCCTGGTGTCAGTTAGTTACTGACATCAGGAAGCATCTGAAACGCGTGGAATCATCGCGCAACCATGGCAAGTTAGGCAGAGAAAGAGAGATGTGGCCGTGCTTCCAACCCCCAATATTCCCAGCCTGTGCATGATCGACGGATCGATGGTTGGAACATAGTGGTCAGCTAGTAGCTTTGGTTTAGCGTCCGTCAATAAAGCTCCGCTGCTGATTAGTGGCGCCATAAAGCTCGATCGCCACCAGCAGTGCAGTGCGCCACGCCGCCACCGGATGGCGACTGCCTGCTGCATTGTGCTAAGCTTCTTC includes these proteins:
- the LOC124678717 gene encoding xylan glycosyltransferase MUCI21-like, with amino-acid sequence MVQQHRIYVLQFDKGEPDQQELSCKVSPPKGAGRRIMYYYHDYGSGGGGGAGGGKNGKTPKSRTLSPRGFFGLLLICFFGLVTLLAAPGDFFSFARVKDAAAAAATQQRAPCSGITGNDTLCCDRTSTRADMCFARGDVRMHSASQSFQLVSSSPPAATAEEEERIRPYTRKWEAQVMKTIDEVRFRRVAPGDAARCDVVHDMPAVLLSTGGFTGNVYHEFNDGLLPMFVTAGHLNRRVVFVILEYHDWWITKYGDVVSRLSAFPPIDFTADRRVHCFPEVIAGLRIHGELTVDPARTPDGRSIRDFRRLLDDAYRPRIQYLERIERKAARKQRRANAAAAAEKARLALLTSRRPRLTIVSRTTSRVIENEAELVSLATEVGFDVRVISPERSTEMCKIYRDLNGSDAMVGVHGAAMTHFLFMRPGKVFIQVVPLGMDWAANEYYGAPAARLGLRYVEYRIRPEESSLAREYPAGDPVLTDPAAVSRRGWEVTKKVYLDRQNVRLDLARFREQLVETHRYLAASAAAGGGKRKRRPRSKAAVM